The proteins below are encoded in one region of Chrysemys picta bellii isolate R12L10 chromosome 4, ASM1138683v2, whole genome shotgun sequence:
- the LOC135983476 gene encoding olfactory receptor 4S2-like, protein MDPTQNVTEFILLGLCHNEMLQPVCFVFFVLLYIATVLGNLLIIVTVKSSQYLKSPMYFFLSYLSFVDMCLSSVTAPKLIADFFVERKTISFDGCIAQLFVVHFFGCTEIFLLTVMAYDRYIAICKPLHYTTIMTGCVCGSLVMASWVGGFVHSIVQTLLTIQLPFCGPNEIDHYFCDVHPLLKLACTDTYLVGVMVIANTGMISLTCFVVLVVSYVIILVSLRTRSSEGRRKALSTCASHIAVVIIFFGPCIFMYLRPSTTFSEDKMVTVFYTIITPVLNPLIYTLRNKEVKNAMRKLGSRKVTLGVK, encoded by the coding sequence ATGGACCCCACACAGAATGTGACTGAATTCATCCTTTTGGGACTTTGCCACAATGAGATGTTACAGCCAGTGTGTTTTGTGTTCTTTGTACTCCTCTATATCGCGACTGTGCTGGGAAATCTTCTCATTATTGTCACTGTAAAAAGCAGCCAGTATCTGAAGTctcccatgtatttcttcctcagcTATCTGTCCTTTGTAGACATGTGCCTTTCCTCTGTCACAGCCCCAAAACTGATTGCAGACTTTTTTGTGGAGAGGAAAACCATCTCCTTTGATGGCTGCATAGCACAGCTGTTTGTGGTCCATTTCTTTGGGTGCACTGAAATCTTCCTCCTCACAGTGATGGCGTACGATCGTTACATTGCAATCTGCAAACCCCTCCATTACACAACCATCATGACTGGGTGTGTTTGTGGCTCCCTTGTGATGGCTTCATGGGTGGGTGGCTTTGTGCATTCCATCGTTCAGACTCTCCTGACCATCCAGTTACCCTTCTGCGGGCCCAACGAGATTGACCACTATTTCTGCGATGTGCACCCTTTGCTGAAACTGGCCTGCACTGACACTTACCTTGTTGGCGTCATGGTCATTGCCAATACCGGGATGATTTCTCTGACCTGTTTTGTTGTGCTGGTTGTGTCCTATGTCATCATCTTAGTCTCCTTGAGAACTCGCTCCTCCGAAGGTCGTCGCAAAGCTCTTTCCACCTGTGCCTCCCATATTGCTGTAGTGATTATATTTTTCGGGCCATGTATCTTCATGTATTTAAGACCTTCCACCACCTTCTCGGAGGATAAGATGGTCACCGTGTTCTACACCATTATCACTCCGGTGCTGAATCCCTTGATCTACACCCTGCGCAATAAGGAGGTGAAAAATGCCATGAGAAAATTAGGGAGCAGAAAAGTGACTTTAGGGGTGAAATGA
- the LOC101931697 gene encoding olfactory receptor 5G9-like, whose protein sequence is MEKGNHSTVTEFILLGLTDRPELQVPLFVLFLVIYIVTLVGNLGMIVLIQIDPRLHTPMYFFLRNLSFCDLCYSSIISPKMLLNFLAESKRISYTACAVQMYLFGTFGHVDCLLLAVMAYDRYVAICNPLLYTVTMSRWLCHQLVAGVYAVGLLDTMVHTIFTFRLSFCSSNVINHFFCDFPPVLSLSCSDTRVNEIVMFALIGCVVVSSLVIILLSYTYIIITILRIRSAEGRRKAFSTCTSHLTAVAMFHGSLLFMYFRPSASYSLDTDKMASVFYTVVIPMLNPLIYSLRNKEVKDAQWKVMHKLLTFS, encoded by the coding sequence ATGGAAAAGGGAAATCACTCAACGGTGACTGAGTTCATTCTCTTGGGACTGACAGATCGTCCGGAGCTTCAGGTCCCTCTCTTTGTGCtgttcctagtgatctacatTGTCACCCTGGTAGGGAATCTGGGGATGATCGTGTTAATCCAGATTGACCCCCgtctccacacccccatgtactttttcctccgTAATTTGTCTTTCTGTGATCTCTGCTATTCCTCTATAATTTCCCCTAAGATGCTGCTGAACTTCTTGGCCGAGAGTAAAAGGATTTCGTACACTGCCTGCGCTGTGCAAATGTATCTCTTTGGTACTTTTGGTCACGTTGattgcctcctgctggctgtgatGGCGTATGACCGTTACGTGGCCATCTGTAACCCGCTGCTCTATACGGTCACCATGTCCAGGTGGCTCTGTCATCAGCTGGTGGCTGGGGTGTATGCTGTGGGCTTGCTGGACACAATGGTACACACCATTTTTACTTTTCGTTTATCATTCTGCAGCTCCAATGtcatcaatcatttcttctgtgattttCCGCCGGTATTGTCGCTCTCCTGCTCTGACACACGCGTCAACGAGATTGTGATGTTTGCCTTGATTGGCTGCGTGGTCGTGAGCAGCCTTGTGATCATTCTCCTCTCCTACACCTATATCATCATCACCATCCTGCGGATCCGCTCCGCCgagggcaggcgcaaagccttTTCCACTTGCACCTCCCACCTGACGGCCGTGGCCATGTTCCATGGCTCCCTCCTCTTCATGTATTTCCGACCCTCCGCCAGTTACTCCCTGGATACTGACAAAATGGCCTCTGTGTTCTACACAGTCgtgatccccatgctgaaccccctgatctacagcctgaggaacaaggaggtgaaagaCGCCCAGTGGAAAGTGATGCACAAATTGCTAACCTTCTCTTGA